Proteins encoded by one window of Enterobacter hormaechei subsp. xiangfangensis:
- a CDS encoding antirestriction protein, producing MDTQNLQFDEQTAITASVVPDELRIGFWPQHFGSIPQWITLEPRIFAWMDRLCTDYHGGIWRFSTLSNGGAFMAPESEQDEKWTLFNSMNGNGAELTGEAAGIVTCLMAYSHHACRTECDAMTEHYYRLRDFALNHPECTAIIHLID from the coding sequence ATGGATACACAAAACCTTCAGTTCGATGAGCAGACAGCAATTACTGCCTCAGTGGTACCTGATGAGTTACGCATCGGCTTCTGGCCACAGCACTTTGGCTCCATCCCGCAATGGATAACCCTTGAGCCTAGGATTTTTGCCTGGATGGACCGCCTGTGTACCGATTATCACGGTGGTATCTGGCGCTTTTCGACGCTCAGCAACGGCGGCGCTTTTATGGCCCCTGAGTCAGAGCAGGATGAGAAGTGGACATTGTTCAACAGTATGAATGGCAACGGCGCGGAACTTACTGGTGAAGCTGCAGGGATAGTCACCTGCCTGATGGCATACAGCCACCACGCTTGCCGTACCGAATGTGACGCGATGACTGAGCACTATTATCGCTTACGTGACTTCGCGCTGAACCATCCAGAGTGCACAGCCATTATACATCTCATTGACTGA
- the radC gene encoding RadC family protein — MSTAIPPLLSQPELFPVSVMAQHGCLLPTTSGLTPYAQRTIRRAINLLDKYLRQPGIAFTSSTGARDWLRLQLAGQEREVFIVLYLDNQHCLLESEILFAGSVNHVQVHPREVVKSALRFNAGAVVLAHNHPSGDPEPSKADRQMTDKLKEVLGLVDVKTLDHLVVGQDDIVSFAERGWI, encoded by the coding sequence ATGAGTACCGCAATACCCCCACTGTTATCGCAGCCTGAACTCTTTCCTGTGTCGGTCATGGCTCAGCATGGCTGTTTACTCCCTACGACTTCCGGACTGACACCCTACGCCCAACGGACTATTCGCCGCGCTATCAACCTACTGGATAAATATCTGCGCCAGCCCGGCATAGCCTTTACTTCAAGCACTGGTGCCCGTGACTGGCTTCGGCTACAGCTGGCAGGACAAGAACGGGAAGTGTTTATTGTGCTGTATCTCGATAACCAACACTGTTTACTGGAAAGCGAAATACTGTTTGCCGGTTCAGTTAATCATGTGCAGGTCCATCCCCGTGAGGTAGTGAAGTCAGCGCTTCGCTTCAATGCCGGAGCTGTCGTGCTCGCACATAACCATCCATCCGGCGATCCGGAGCCTAGCAAAGCAGATCGCCAGATGACTGACAAGCTGAAGGAGGTGCTGGGACTGGTTGATGTAAAAACGCTCGATCACCTGGTTGTCGGTCAGGATGACATTGTGTCGTTTGCAGAACGAGGCTGGATATGA
- a CDS encoding DUF987 domain-containing protein has translation MKIISKRQAMALYRQHPSSRLFRFCTGKYKWSGSICHYAGREVQDIRGVLAVFAEHRQDRNGPYVILRSVTLN, from the coding sequence ATGAAAATCATCAGTAAGCGCCAGGCCATGGCTCTGTACCGGCAACATCCGAGCTCCCGACTGTTTCGCTTCTGTACCGGCAAATATAAATGGTCTGGCAGTATCTGCCATTATGCTGGCCGGGAAGTTCAGGACATACGCGGCGTTTTGGCCGTGTTTGCTGAGCACCGTCAGGATCGCAATGGTCCCTATGTCATTCTTCGCAGCGTCACTCTCAATTAA
- a CDS encoding type IV toxin-antitoxin system YeeU family antitoxin, whose protein sequence is MNNHSESGSKPENPVCPQWGLKRSITPCFGARLVQEGNRLHFLADRAGFNGAFSNNDALRLNQAFPLMLKQLELMLFSGKPNPRYQQCVTLYHNGLTCEADTLGSCSYIYIAVYPTQL, encoded by the coding sequence ATGAACAATCACTCAGAATCCGGTAGCAAGCCGGAGAATCCCGTCTGCCCGCAGTGGGGACTTAAACGCTCTATTACACCTTGTTTTGGTGCCCGTCTGGTACAGGAGGGGAACCGGCTGCATTTTCTCGCTGACCGGGCCGGGTTTAACGGTGCTTTCAGTAACAACGATGCATTGCGCCTTAACCAGGCATTTCCGTTGATGCTCAAACAACTGGAGTTGATGCTTTTTAGCGGCAAGCCCAATCCCCGCTATCAGCAGTGCGTCACGCTTTATCACAACGGACTCACCTGCGAAGCCGATACGCTTGGTAGTTGTAGCTACATATACATTGCTGTTTATCCCACTCAACTTTAA